In the genome of Natronorubrum daqingense, the window TGATCTCGAAACTCGTCGGTCGGGAGCGACACGACGTCCAGTAACTTGTGTCGCTTGACGGTTCCGTTCCGTTCGACGTACTCGTAGAGTTGTCTGCTCGCGTCCGACGAAAAGGTCGGTCGCTCGATCGCTCCCATAGAGTCAGTACGACGACCACTGATTTAGAACTTGGGCGTTGCTACCATACCACTGACAGCCGAGCGACGGATGTGGTGACTGAACGCCCTCCTGCAACCGAACCAACTGCACGGACACTCACGCGAGACAATCGATCGAACGCCTTTTGCGACGCCGGGCGGTAAGAGCGACCGATGGACGTACTGATCGTCGGTGCGGGGGCGATGGGGACGTGGTTCGGCCGGGCGATCGACGCCTCGGTCACGTTCACCGACGTGGACGCCGACGCCGCAACCGCCGCAGCCGATGCAGTCGGAACCGACGCCGAGACGGCCTCCCTCGAGGAGACGGACAGCTACGACGTCGTCTGTCTCGCCGTGCCGATGACTCACGCGACGGATGCGATCGCGACTCACGCCGGGAGAGCGGACGACGCGATCGTCGACGTCTCGGGCGTGATGGGGCCCCCACTCGAGGCGATGGCGACGCAGGCACCCGACATCGAGCGCGCGAGTCTCCACCCGCTGTTCGCACCCGAGCGCGCACCGGGTTCGATCGCGGTGGTTCGCGACGACGCCGGATCGACGATCGACGCGCTGCTCGCCGACCTCGAGGGCCGCGGAAACGACCTCCTCGAGACGACGGCGGGAGAACACGACGACGCGATGAAATCGGTGCAGGCCGCGACGCACGCCGCCGTACTCTCGTTCGCGCTGGCGGCCGATCCAGTTCCCGAGGGATTCCAGACGCCGATTTACGACGGCCTTCGGACCTTAGCCGAGCGGGTTACCGACGGCACGCCGCGAGTGTACGCCGACATTCAGGACACCTTCGACGGTGCCGACGCCGTCGCCCGTGCTGCTGCCGAGATTGCCGAGGCCGATCCCGCGGAACTCGAGTCGCTGTACGACGAGGCGTCTCGACGGTGGCACTCTCCGGAGTTCGGGGACGCTGACTCGACGGCCGACTCGGGCGACGGTGATCGCGTATGAGCGACCAGCGCGACGCGGTCCGATCGAACGCGAAGTACCTGCGCAACGTGCGCCCGGTCGATCCCGAGGAGATCTGCGAGTACATCGAGGGCAACCCGCACCCGGCAGTCGTTCGCCAACTCCTCCGCGAGGAAGCGGCGAGCCTCGGACTACTCGAACAAGACGACGAGACGTTCGTTCCCGTCGACGACGAGCCGGTAGAGCCGAATCGCGGACCCGTCGAGAGAGTTCCCGAAACCTACGAACGCCGACTCGAGGACCTGCTCGTCGAGCGCTACGGCGTCAATTGGCACGAGGACGCGACAGGGGACTTGCTCCGCTCGACGATCCGACGGTTCAAAGCGAGTTACCTCGAGCGCGACCCCGTCGAGTACGACGAGGACGTCGCGGCGGGCTACGCGATCTACCACCTACCGGGATACTACGCCGCCGTCCAGTACGCCCTCGACGACCTGGCCGAACGCGGCCTCCTCGGGCGACGGTTGCGCGTGCTCGACATCGGCGCGGGCGTCGGCGGCCCCGCCCTCGGCCTCTGTTCGTACCTGCCCGACGACGCCCTCCTCGAGTACCACGCCGTCGAGCCGAGTGCCGCGGCAGACGTCCTCGAGTCGTTGCTCGAGGAGACCGGCCGAAACGTACACGCGACGATCCACCGGTCCACCATCGAGTCGTTCGACCCGACCGACGTCGTGGGGGAGGACGGTGGTGATGAAGGAGGAAACTCGGACAGATTCGATCCGACCGCCCCGGACGACGGCTTCGATCTCATTCTCGCGGCGAACGTGCTGAGCGAACTCGAGGATCCGACCGCCGTCGCGCGCGACGCGCTCGAGTGGCTCGCGCCCGACGGCACCCTGCTCGCGATGGCTCCCGCAGATAAGAACACGAGCACGCAGTTGCGAGCCGTCGAACGCGACCTCGAGGACGACCGCGTCTGGTCGCCAGCCCAACTGGGAGCCGCTGAGGACGGGGCGAGAGAGCGTGGCGAAAGCGACGATGGCGATCGACCCGAGGCTGGTGGAACGGACGGCCGCCGTGACGGTGACGGTGACGCCGACCGCCGCGGACTGGTCACCGTCTACGGCCCCACGGTTCGACTCTGGCCGGGCGAGCGGCCCACAGATCGGGGCTGGTCGTTCGACGCGCGACCGGACCTCGAGGTGCCGTCGTTCCAGCGAAAACTCGACGAGGCGACGCCGGGCGACGACGAGGAGCACGCACCCGGCGAGTTCGTCAACGTCGACGTCCAGTTTTCGTCTTCCCTGTTGCGTCTCGACGGAACGCGACGAATCGACGTCGCCCTCGAGACCAGCGACTGGGCGAAGATGGCCGAAATGGAGCGCCACGTGACCAATCGAATCGACATCGCCGCCGCAAAACTCAGCCGTTCGCTGAGCGAGGACGAGAATAGCGGGTACGACGCCTCGAGCACGAATCCGCTGTTCAAGATCAGCGACGGTAGCGAGTCGACCGACCACTACGCCGTCCTCACGTCGGAAACGTCGCTCAATCGGCCGCTGCTCGAAGCGGAGTACGGCGAAGTCTGCACGTTCGAACAGGTACTCGCGCTCTGGAACGACGACGAGGAGGCGTACAACCTGGTCGTCGACGAGCAGACGATCGTCGACCGAATCGGCTGACGGTGGCAGATACCGTCGGTACGACAAAGCGGTGGGCTTTTCGTACCCGCCTTCGACTCGAGTGGTATGAGCGACTCCCTCGAGATCCTGTTGACGAACGACGACGGGATCGACAGCACGGGAATCCGGGCGCTCCACGATGCCCTGGCGGCTACCGCGGACGTGACCGTCGTCGCCCCGGCGACGGACCAGAGCGCCTGCGGACGATCGATCTCACACGAGGTCGACGTCGACGAGCGCGAACTCGGGTACGCGGTCCACGGAACGCCCGCCGACTGCGTCGTCGCCGGAATGGCCGAACTTTGCCCCGATCCCGATCTGGTCGTCGCGGGCTGTAACAAAGGAGCGAACCTCGGCGAGTACGTCCTGGGTCGGTCGGGAACGATCAGCGCCGCCGTCGAGGCTGCCTTCTTCGACGTGCCCGCCATTGCGACTTCAATGTACGTCCCCATCGACGACACGCCCCTCGGCGAGGTCGCCCTCGAGCCAGACGCGTACGCGGAAGCCACTCGAATCACGACGTACCTGGCCGAGCACGCACTCGAGGTCGGCGTCTTCGACCACGCGGCGTATCTCAACGTCAACGTACCCATCGCCGACGGCGACCCTGCTCCGGTCGATATCACGGACCCCTCGAAACGCTACGAGATGGACGCCGAACGCGATGGCTCCCAGATTCACATGAAAGACCTCATCTGGGAGTCCATGGATCCCGAGACGATTCCGGATCCAGAGGGGACAGACCGTCGAGCCGTCGCTGAGGGCCGAATCAGTATCTCGCCGTTGACCGCCCCACACTCGACGAACCACCACGACGCGCTCAGCGCACTCGCGGAAACGTATCACGAATCCGTTGGGTCGCCGGCACGCCAACAGTAGCGGTTCGATGTGCAGAAGGCACCCACTACCGAACTGATATGTATCGGGATGGTGAAGCGATACGTATGACGAGCGTCGAGATCGAATACTGCGTCCCCTGTGGTTTCCTCGAGCGTGCCGAGGCGCTCCAACACGCGCTGTTATCGACGTTCGGCGAGCAACTCGAGTCAGTGACGCTGCGGACCGGTGTGAACGGAATCTTTGCCGTCCGCGTCGACGACGAACTCGTCTACGAGAAGAGCGAGAGCGCATACGATATCGACGAAATCGTTCGTCGGGTGCGTGCTCGACTATGACTCGAGTCCGAGACGGCCATCGGAATCGCTTCGGGAATGTGATAACTGACTTGCGGGTCGCAAGGTCGTCGCTATTCGACGACGGTAGCATTACGATAGTCATACCATACTGAGCCGCGAGCGAGAGTAGTAAGAAATGAGACAGGAACACGAGGCAAATGCGCGCACACACTGCGAGGAATTTCACCGCTGGTGATCGACAATGGTATTCAAAACACTCTGGACACGTCTTTCGTCGGTCTGGTCGGCCACCTCGACTGGACAATCGGGAGACGATAACTCCACAGCAGGCGAATCGGACGATTCGAGCGACGAAACACTGAGTTACGCGGAGGAGATCGAATACGGCGTCGACGAACACGACCTTCCAGACGAGGATAAAGTCCTCAGGTTGCTCGTCAAACGCGGCGGTCGCGTCGACCGATCGACCGTCCTTCAGGAGACCGGGTGGGACGACACCTACCTCGAGGAGGTCATCGACAACATGGAAGACGACGGCCAGGTCAGTGCGATCACCGTCGGCCGCAAGCGGGTCATCTGTCGGCGTGGTTTCGAACCGAAAGGCTATCGCTCGCATCTCAACGAGTGAGTCGGCCGTCAATACGTACGCGAGACCGTCACGAGTACGATTCGTTTCTCCGACTCGAGTAGCGATTGCGCTGACCGACTCCCTCGGTGAGGTGTCTCGAGCGAGCGCGAGCAGTGTTCTCGTCTCGGAGGCAACTCGCGTATCTCGGGTCGCGGAGACAAATCCCAGTCGTGAGTATCGGTCTATTTGCCGAACGAAGTGGTATGAAGATCGACAGATACCACGGTCCAAGGACGGGGAAAATCGATATAGGCAATCGATGCACCCCCACTCCGGCGTATTAAGGCCCAATTCATTTCTCTCGAACAAACCACGGTAACGGTATGTTAGAACTCGCACTGTTGTTCTTCGTAATCGCGCTCATCGCCGGCGCACTCGGTGCCGGTGGCGTCGCTGGGTTGAGTATGTCCATCGCAAAGTGGCTCGTCCTGATCTTCCTCGTCCTCGCCATCATCTCGCTGCTGCTGTAGCACTCGAGTGGGCGAGGGGGCGATCGCCGCTGCACTCTGGACACGGAAATCAGGGTCGACGTCGCCGGTCGGTCGGTCGGTCACAGCGGTCGGAATAGCGTGCACTGTTCAGCGGTCAGTGAGCCACCCCTATCAGCCAAACCGATAGCTAGTTGACGGCCTCCAACACGGTACATCGACGGTGGGACTCGAGCTAGCTGTACGCACAGGTCGACGACTGGCGCTCGAGCGCGAGGTCGGTTCGACAGAGGACGCCATCGACGAACAGTCGGCCGTCACTCGTTACCGTCACTTCGTGATCGGCGACGTCGAATCGAAACGTCCACGTTCCGGTGTTACAGGCCGCCAGCTCGCTCAATATCGTCGGATTGATGTACTCGTAGAGGGTGTATTCGACCTCCTCTAACTCGAGTCGGTCGGCCTCGGCAAGTGCTTCGACGATGTCGATGATAATCTGTTCCTCGTGGTCCAGTGATCCACCGTGTCGACGCGTATGCGACGTCATCGACAGACACCTCCAATCGATACTCGCCGTTCGTTTTCCCGATTCGGCAGGCCGTCGAGTCCCCAACTTCCCCACTCGATTGCGGCGACGTCGCCTTCCGTCGATCGGACTCGAGTGACCATCATCAACCACTCGTAGGGCCGTATACGCTCTGGAGGGCATACTGTCGGCTGCTGTCGTGAGACGAGCCGTCGTGGCACGTCCACCCCCGCGTACCCGACTCCACGCCCACAGCCCAGAAACTGACTGGTCATCGTTACAGAAACGTCGACTATCGGACCAATATTAACTAAGTAGTCACTACAGGGAGTCGATTCTTCGCTTGTAAACGAGTACGTCGTCCCTGACACAATTTACCGGGGGTAGACTTATCAGGGGGGCAGAATCGTATCGGTTTTCGTTACGATCACAGACCTACCCTCCTCGGCAGATGAACGTGCTGAGGGACCTCAATACATAATCATTCGATTCATTGGGAATTCGCAGACGGCGTTTTGCCTTCTACTCTTATGGCAACAATTTTCCAAATAGAAACATTCATTCTGGTCCTCTTCTATCCAACAGCGTAGCAATGGCGCACAACGACGACGTATCACGTGTGCTTGCCGCATGTGGTGCGTGTAGCTCAGTGTATGCAGCCCGACAGTGGCCAAACGGTGATATCCGAATCATCGGCCAACAAGGATGTTCTTGTGGCGGAGAGTCCTTCGAACTCGTCGACGACGAATCATCACTCGATATCGAATCTCCATCCGACGCCGACTCACCGACGAATACTGCGTCCCCGACGGACATCGACTCACCCACAGACACCGAGTCGCCGACAGACACCGAGATGGAGTGACGAGTATCCAATTCCACCCGCGTTCGTTCTCAGTCGATCACGATTCACACTCGGGACGATTGGTTACTGGATAGCCCCGTGCCCGCCACTTCCGTGTTACGTC includes:
- a CDS encoding NAD(P)-binding domain-containing protein; translation: MDVLIVGAGAMGTWFGRAIDASVTFTDVDADAATAAADAVGTDAETASLEETDSYDVVCLAVPMTHATDAIATHAGRADDAIVDVSGVMGPPLEAMATQAPDIERASLHPLFAPERAPGSIAVVRDDAGSTIDALLADLEGRGNDLLETTAGEHDDAMKSVQAATHAAVLSFALAADPVPEGFQTPIYDGLRTLAERVTDGTPRVYADIQDTFDGADAVARAAAEIAEADPAELESLYDEASRRWHSPEFGDADSTADSGDGDRV
- a CDS encoding SelT/SelW/SelH family protein, with the translated sequence MTSVEIEYCVPCGFLERAEALQHALLSTFGEQLESVTLRTGVNGIFAVRVDDELVYEKSESAYDIDEIVRRVRARL
- a CDS encoding HalOD1 output domain-containing protein, translating into MTSHTRRHGGSLDHEEQIIIDIVEALAEADRLELEEVEYTLYEYINPTILSELAACNTGTWTFRFDVADHEVTVTSDGRLFVDGVLCRTDLALERQSSTCAYS
- a CDS encoding DUF1328 family protein, which encodes MLELALLFFVIALIAGALGAGGVAGLSMSIAKWLVLIFLVLAIISLLL
- a CDS encoding small ribosomal subunit Rsm22 family protein, which gives rise to MSDQRDAVRSNAKYLRNVRPVDPEEICEYIEGNPHPAVVRQLLREEAASLGLLEQDDETFVPVDDEPVEPNRGPVERVPETYERRLEDLLVERYGVNWHEDATGDLLRSTIRRFKASYLERDPVEYDEDVAAGYAIYHLPGYYAAVQYALDDLAERGLLGRRLRVLDIGAGVGGPALGLCSYLPDDALLEYHAVEPSAAADVLESLLEETGRNVHATIHRSTIESFDPTDVVGEDGGDEGGNSDRFDPTAPDDGFDLILAANVLSELEDPTAVARDALEWLAPDGTLLAMAPADKNTSTQLRAVERDLEDDRVWSPAQLGAAEDGARERGESDDGDRPEAGGTDGRRDGDGDADRRGLVTVYGPTVRLWPGERPTDRGWSFDARPDLEVPSFQRKLDEATPGDDEEHAPGEFVNVDVQFSSSLLRLDGTRRIDVALETSDWAKMAEMERHVTNRIDIAAAKLSRSLSEDENSGYDASSTNPLFKISDGSESTDHYAVLTSETSLNRPLLEAEYGEVCTFEQVLALWNDDEEAYNLVVDEQTIVDRIG
- a CDS encoding helix-turn-helix transcriptional regulator gives rise to the protein MVFKTLWTRLSSVWSATSTGQSGDDNSTAGESDDSSDETLSYAEEIEYGVDEHDLPDEDKVLRLLVKRGGRVDRSTVLQETGWDDTYLEEVIDNMEDDGQVSAITVGRKRVICRRGFEPKGYRSHLNE
- the surE gene encoding 5'/3'-nucleotidase SurE — its product is MSDSLEILLTNDDGIDSTGIRALHDALAATADVTVVAPATDQSACGRSISHEVDVDERELGYAVHGTPADCVVAGMAELCPDPDLVVAGCNKGANLGEYVLGRSGTISAAVEAAFFDVPAIATSMYVPIDDTPLGEVALEPDAYAEATRITTYLAEHALEVGVFDHAAYLNVNVPIADGDPAPVDITDPSKRYEMDAERDGSQIHMKDLIWESMDPETIPDPEGTDRRAVAEGRISISPLTAPHSTNHHDALSALAETYHESVGSPARQQ